A part of Acipenser ruthenus chromosome 50, fAciRut3.2 maternal haplotype, whole genome shotgun sequence genomic DNA contains:
- the LOC117967647 gene encoding cornifelin-like yields MSTPNVVMVQPQTMRVTTVQMSPNWSSGMCDCCEDMAICCCGLWCLPCLECQTASDFGESCCLPLIVPSASLALRTGMRERYRIQGSIIDDCCMLCWCYPLIWCQMAREIKKRKGIAAVSTQNYTQVVQY; encoded by the exons ATGTCAACTCCTAACGTGGTAATGGTACAGCCTCAGACAATGAGAGTCACCACCGTGCAAATGTCACCAAATTGGAGCTCTGGAATGTGTGACTGTTGTGAAGACATGGCGATCT GCTGCTGTGGGCTGTGGTGCCTCCCTTGTCTGGAGTGTCAGACTGCATCTGACTTCGGGGAGTCCTGCTGCCTGCCTCTGATTGTCCCCTCCGCCTCCCTGGCTTTGAGGACTGGAATGAGAGAGAGATACAGGATCCAG GGCTCCATCATAGATGACTGCTGCATGTTGTGCTGGTGCTACCCTTTGATCTGGTGTCAGATGGCTCGAGAGATCAAGAAGCGCAAGGGTATCGCTGCTGTCAGCACCCAGAACTACACCCAGGTGGTTCAGTACTAG
- the LOC117404452 gene encoding gamma-aminobutyric acid receptor-associated protein has protein sequence MKFQYKEEHPFEKRRSEGEKIRKKYPDRVPVIVEKAPKARIGDLDKKKYLVPSDLTVGQFYFLIRKRIHLRAEDALFFFVNNVIPPTSATMGLLYQEHHEEDFFLYIAYSDESVYGGRVKKM, from the exons ATGAAGTTTCAATATAAAGAGGAACACCCGTTTGAAAAGCGGAGGTCCGAGGGAGAGAAAATCAGGAAGAAATACCCAGACAGGGTGCCA GTGATTGTTGAAAAAGCTCCCAAAGCCAGGATAGGGGATCTGGATAAGAAGAAATATCTGGTCCCGTCTGATCTCACAG TGGGCCAGTTCTACTTCCTGATCCGGAAAAGAATTCACCTCCGAGCTGAAGATGCACTTTTCTTCTTTGTCAACAACGTCATTCCCCCCACCAGCGCCACCATGGGGCTACTTTACCAG GAACACCACGAGGAAGATTTCTTCCTCTACATCGCCTACAGTGACGAGAGTGTTTACGGAGGGAGGGTGAAAAAGATGTAA